A stretch of Mya arenaria isolate MELC-2E11 chromosome 14, ASM2691426v1 DNA encodes these proteins:
- the LOC128216017 gene encoding furin-1-like: protein MSRYPDVASKSLSRLSPQIGQLTQLQYRNHSLRAAGRRQSRDIQIDDAAWPNMWHAREDQFPNLGVYESWLQGYTGAGVHVSVLDDGIEPDHPDLIANYDSAGSYDYIYDTPFVNHTETDYHGTWCAGIISATKNNDCVLGMAYDSKLSSVKIFDSYYGLTDFGESQALTHNLAQTDIYSNSWGPFDSGDIMEGPGPLATEALKRAITEGRNGKGAIYTWAAGNGGIYDDCGCDGYAGSIYTISVTAVGRDQGPSWYSEECSSVFVGAYSGDSPDLRIWTTDTGGMCTGSFQGTSASCPVGAGVIALALQANPDLTWRDVQHLIVATASTSGLIGANWQLNGAGIYVSHVFGFGLINAEAMVREAMTWTNVSPQRTCTSDVIVVNSMSARGEYVTSSHVTNGCGQVTYVEHVEVWLSYEATYRGSVQITLTSPRGTRSRLIRPRRFDVYNGTTEWTFMTIMSWGELAAGEWTLQLETLDVTTDFGINSWQLIMYGTETAASYADPQVSPETDDTDGGAIAGGVVGGLAVVAIAAVAIAYLVISKKARPPTVKPATSNGGGVDNPVMNTRYPGNGVIAEEE, encoded by the exons ATGTCGCGTTACCCTGATGTGGCGTCAAAGAGTTTGTCAAGACTGTCGCCTCAG ATTGGACAGCTGACCCAGCTCCAGTACCGGAACCACAGCCTGCGGGCCGCGGGGAGGCGGCAATCACGAGACATACAGATTGACGACGCTGCCTGGCCGAACATGTGGCACGCG CGCGAGGACCAATTCCCTAACCTGGGCGTGTACGAGTCTTGGTTGCAAGGCTACACTGGGGCAGGGGTGCACGTGAGCGTCCTTGACGACGGCATTGAACCTGACCATCCAGACCTTATAGCCAACTAT GACAGTGCTGGCAGTTACGACTATATCTATGATACGCCATTTGTCAACCATACGGAAACTGACTA TCACGGGACGTGGTGCGCGGGGATTATTTCTGCTACGAAGAATAACGACTGTGTTCTAGGAATGGCGTACGACTCCAAACTTTCAT CGGTGAAGATTTTCGACTCGTATTATGGCCTGACTGACTTCGGGGAGTCCCAGGCCTTGACGCACAACCTCGCACAGACGGACATATACTCCAACAGCTGGGGACCCTTTGATTCCGGGGATATTATGGAGGGACCTGGACCCCTCGCCACAGAGGCGCTAAAAAGGGCAATCACAGAG GGCCGGAACGGCAAGGGCGCCATTTACACCTGGGCGGCCGGGAATGGAGGTATCTATGACGACTGCGGGTGCGACGGTTACGCCGGAAGTATATACACGATCAGCGTGACGGCTGTGGGGCGGGACCAAGGGCCCTCGTGGTACTCGGAGGAGTGTTCCAGCGTGTTTGTCGGGGCGTACAGTGGGGACAGTCCTGACCTCAGGATT TGGACGACGGACACCGGCGGTATGTGCACGGGTAGTTTCCAGGGAACTTCCGCTTCCTGTCCCGTGGGTGCCGGCGTTATTGCGCTCGCTCTCCAAGCAAA CCCTGATCTGACGTGGCGTGACGTGCAGCACCTGATAGTGGCCACAGCATCCACTTCCGGTCTGATTGGCGCTAACTGGCAGTTGAATGGCGCCGGAATTTATG TGAGTCATGTGTTCGGATTCGGCCTTATCAACGCTGAGGCCATGGTCCGTGAAGCCATGACGTGGACAAACGTGTCACCGCAACGTACATGCACCAGTGACGTCATTGTTGTCAACAG TATGTCGGCGCGCGGAGAATATGTGACGTCATCGCACGTCACTAACGGTTGCGGTCAGGTGACCTACGTTGAGCATGTGGAGGTGTGGCTAAGTTATGAGGCCACCTACAGGGGAAGCGTACAG ATAACCCTGACGTCCCCGCGTGGTACAAGGAGCAGGCTGATACGTCCACGTCGGTTTGACGTTTATAATGGGACGACGGAATGGACGTTCATGACGATAATGTCGTGGGGAGAGCTGGCTGCAGGAGAGTGGACGCTGCAACTGGAGACGTTAGACGTCACAACAG atTTTGGTATCAATTCCTGGCAGCTTATTATGTATGGAACCGAAACAGCCGCCTCTTACGCTGATCCTCAAG TGTCCCCTGAAACCGACGACACTGATGGTGGCGCCATTGCCGGCGGGGTGGTTGGTGGACTGGCCGTTGTGGCTATCGCAGCCGTCGCCATAGCCTACCTTGTCATCAGCAAGAAGGCCCGACCGCCGACCGTGAAGCCCGCGACTTCCAATGGTGGCGGCGTGGATAACCCGGTCATGAATACCCGCTACCCCGGAAACGGCGTGATTGCTGAGGAGGAATAG
- the LOC128217996 gene encoding histone acetyltransferase KAT2B-like, which translates to MDDGEAPQSNPLQNGVAPAKQTPTQANTTGEMSRPNNLQRIAHKKSLVRSYPRSKKLEKLAVYSSCKTETCKCNGWKNPNPPPTPPRVDVSQPLANMTDPCRSCTHTLDAHVSHLEMTAEEELNRLLRIVVDVENLFMCVHKEEDAETKQVYFYLFKLLRKCILNMNNPTIEGPLGSPPFEKPSIAKGVTNFVLYKFGHLAQREWQTMYDLAKMFLHCLNHWKLETPTSRQSHAGSDDIATYKVNYTRWLCYCHVPAFCDTLPRYETTLIFGRTLLQSVFQTMRRQLLEKFRAEKDRMPVEKRTLVLTHFPRFLTLLEEEVYGESSPIWDLEFSQANANHADALNSTIKSESATPIALRRSSRNEAIAECKRKLEEAPPPPEEVKKTKIDGDVPGDLVSEIVATIDDPEEMVGPDSSLFPSHQSRDEGARNEEKKGVIEFHVIGNSLSRKPSRQLLIWLIGMQNVFSHQLPRMPKEYITRLVFDPKHKCLALVKDNNVIGGICFRMFPSQGFTEIVFCAVTSNEQVKGYGTHMMNHLKDYHIKHSMLHFLTFADEFAIGYFKKQGFSKEIKLPKSAYLGYIKDYEGATLMGCELNPRICYTEFSKIIRKQKEIVKRIIEQKQSVFQKVYPGLTCFKEGVRQIPIESIPGLTDSGWRPAPDTVKEPVMDSEELNNIFKTILQHCKTHASAWPFLKPVEKLEAPDYYEHIRFPMDLKTMSEKLKNRYYIHKRLFIGDMTRIFTNCRSYNKPDTEYYRCANVMERFFKSKLKEANLIEQTKPVPEGGE; encoded by the exons atggACGACGGGGAAGCTCCGCAAAGCAATCCGCTTCAAAATGGGGTTGCCCCTGCAAAACAAACACCGACTCAAGCTAATACAACTGGAGAAATGAGTAGACCAAATAACCTTCAAAGAATTGCACATAAGAAGTCACTCGTACGGAGCTATCCTCGGTctaaaaaacttgaaaaattaGCTGTATATTCTTCCTGCAAG aCTGAAACTTGTAAGTGCAATGGCTGGAAAAATCCTAACCCTCCTCCAACACCTCCAAGAGTTGATGTGTCTCAGCCACTGGCCAACATGACAGACCCATGCAGAAGTTGTACTCACACACTTG ATGCCCATGTATCTCACTTGGAGATGACAGCTGAGGAGGAGCTGAACAGATTGCTGCGTATTGTTGTAGATGTGGAAAATCTCTTCATGTGTGTTCACAAAGAGGAGGATGcagaaacaaaacaagtttACTTCTACCTGTTTAAG CTTTTGCGGAAATGTATACTGAACATGAACAATCCCACCATAGAAGGACCACTGGGCAGCCCACCATTTGAAAAACCAAGCATAGCAAAG GGTGTGACAAACTTTGTATTGTACAAGTTTGGTCATCTAGCACAGCGAGAGTGGCAGACAATGTACGACCTAGCAAAGATGTTCCTACACTGTCTGAACCACTGGAAACTGGAGACACCCACAAGCAGACAGTCTCACGCAGGGTCTGATGATATTGCCACATACAAGGTCAACTATACAAG ATGGTTATGCTACTGCCATGTACCGGCATTCTGTGACACACTACCTCGGTACGAGACGACACTGATATTTGGCCGCACCCTGCTGCAGTCTGTCTTCCAGACAATGAGAAGACAACTTTTGGAAAAGTTCCGGGCCGAGAAAGACAGGATGCCGGTGGAGAAGAGAACCCTCGTGCTCACACATTTCCCAAG GTTTTTGACACTGCTGGAGGAGGAGGTGTACGGGGAAAGCTCCCCCATCTGGGACCTTGAATTCTCACAGGCTAATGCCAACCATGCAG atgcattaaaCTCGACAATAAAGTCCGAGAGTGCCACACCAATAGCGCTACGGAGATCTTCCAGAAACGAGGCAATAGCAG AATGTAAGCGAAAACTGGAGGAGGCTCCACCGCCCCCTGAAGAGGTGAAGAAGACAAAGATTGACGGTGATGTGCCTGGTGACCTTGTCAGTGAGATTGTTGCAACCATTGATGATCCGGAGGAAATGGTCGGGCCTGAT TCATCCCTATTTCCGAGCCATCAGTCCCGAGATGAAGGTGCAAGGAACGAGGAGAAGAAAGGCGTTATCGAGTTCCATGTGATAGGAAACTCCCTCAGTAGGAAACCAAGCAGACAGCTGCTCATTTGGCTTATAG GCATGCAGAATGTGTTCTCACATCAGTTGCCACGGATGCCAAAAGAATATATCACCAGATTGGTCTTTGATCC GAAACACAAGTGTTTGGCCCTCGTGAAGGACAACAATGTGATAGGTGGGATCTGTTTCCGAATGTTTCCATCTCAGGGGTTCACAGAGATTGTCTTCTGTGCCGTCACATCCAATGAACAAGTCAAG GGTTATGGGACTCATATGATGAACCATCTGAAGGACTACCACATCAAGCACAGTATGCTGCATTTCCTCACTTTTGCTGATGAGTTTGCCATTGGATACTTCAAGAAACAG GGGTTCTCGAAGGAGATAAAGCTTCCAAAATCAGCATACCTGGGTTACATCAAGGATTATGAGGGAGCCACGCTGATGGGCTGTGAACTCAACCCTAGGATCTGCTACACAGAGTTCTCCAAAATCATCAGAAAGCAGAAAGAG ATAGTGAAACGTATCATAGAGCAGAAACAGAGTGTATTTCAGAAGGTGTACCCGGGGCTCACTTGCTTCAAGGAGGGGGTCAGGCAGATCCCTATAGAGAGCATACCCGGGCTTACTGACAGTGGCTGGAGACCCGCACCAGACACAGT GAAGGAGCCAGTGATGGACTCTGAAGAGCTTAACAACATATTCAAGACAATCCTCCAGCACTGCAAA ACGCATGCGAGTGCTTGGCCATTCTTGAAGCCTGTGGAGAAATTGGAAGCTCCAGACTATTACGAACACATCAGATTTCCCATGG atttgaaaacaatgtctGAAAAGTTGAAGAACAGATACTACATCCACAAGAGGCTGTTCATCGGCGATATGACCCGCATCTTTACAAACTGTCGCTCCTACAACAAGCCGGACACGGAGTATTACCGCTGTGCCAACGTCATGGAGAGATTCTTCAAGAGTAAGCTGAAGGAAGCCAATCTGATAGAACAGACCAAACCTGTTCCTGAGGGGGGAGAATGA
- the LOC128218490 gene encoding protein SEC13 homolog, with protein sequence MVSVLNSIDTAHEDMIHDAQLDYYGTKLATCSSDRSIKVFDVKGGQQRLIIDLRGHEGPVWQLAWAHPMYGSLIASCGYDRKVILWKETNGTWGKLYEYSNHDSSVNSVCFAPHELGLVLACGSSDGSISILSSTGDGCWDAKKIKNAHTIGCNAVSWAPALAPNALLDQSGRPTLVKKLVSGGCDNLVKIWREEEGEWQEEQKMEGHSDWVRDVAWAPSIGLPKSIIASCSQDCRVIIWTNDGISNSWNSAVLNKFKDVVWHLSWSITGNILAVSGGDNKTSLWKETLEGQWVCISDVKKGQGAVGDGQPARNL encoded by the exons ATG GTGTCGGTGCTCAATTCCATAGACACAGCTCATGAAGACATGATT CATGATGCCCAGCTAGACTACTACGGTACAAAACTGGCCACCTGCTCCTCTGACAGGTCTATCAAGGTGTTTGACGTGAAAGGAGGACAGCAGAGGCTCATCATAGACCTTAGAGG CCATGAAGGTCCTGTATGGCAGCTGGCCTGGGCCCACCCTATGTACGGCTCCCTGATTGCCTCCTGTGGCTATGACAGGAAGGTCATTCTCTGGAAGGAGACTAATGGAACATGGGGAAAACTGTATGAATACTCCAACCATGACTCATCAG TGAACTCTGTCTGTTTTGCCCCCCATGAGCTGGGCCTGGTGTTGGCCTGTGGCAGTTCAGATGGCTCAATCTCCATCCTCTCAAGCACAG GTGATGGATGTTGGGATGCAAAGAAGATAAAAAATGCACACACa ATTGGGTGTAATGCAGTAAGTTGGGCGCCAGCTCTAGCCCCTAACGCCCTCCTAGACCAGTCAGGGCGGCCTACACTTGTGAAGAAACTCGTATCAGGAGGATGCGACAACCTAGTCAAGATATGGAG GGAAGAGGAGGGTGAATGGCAGGAGGAGCAAAAGATGGAGGGTCATAGTGATTGGGTCAGGGATGTAGCATGGGCCCCCTCCATAGGCTTGCCCAAGAGCATCATAGCTAGCTGTTCACAG GACTGTCGCGTGATAATCTGGACAAATGACGGCATAAGTAACTCATGGAACTCGGCAGTACTCAACAAGTTCAAGGACGTGGTATGGCACCTCAGCTGGTCCATAACTGGGAACATCCTCGCGGTGTCAGGGGGAGATAACAAG ACAAGCTTATGGAAGGAAACATTAGAGGGACAATGGGTGTGTATCAGCGACGTGAAAAAGGGCCAGGGGGCAGTAGGGGACGGGCAGCCAGCTAGGAACTTATGA